The sequence ACGGCAGCTCGGGGAAGCGCCCGCTCCCTGACGGCGAAACCCAGGAGCCTGGTGGCTGGAACCGCATTCATCTTCGGGTCGCCGACCTGGCCTCGGAGGTAGAACGCCTGCGTGCTGCCGAGGTATCCTTCCGAACGACAGAAATTGTCACCGGCCCGGGGGGATCCCAGGTCATCATCAACGATCCTTCCGGAAACCCGATCGAGTTGTTCCAGCCTGGTCGATGAGACATTTCCCAGGCGGCACACGGGTGTCTGCGATGTCGAACCCGTGAGTGCAATGTGCCCGCGCTCCTGCGCTGCGGTCCAACCGCGCTGAAGGAGGATTCATGGTGGCGCGACAGGATACCCTCGTGTTCTTGTCCGACCCTCATCCGGACTGGGTATGGGCCGTTCAAGGTGTTACCTGGACAGACATCGTCATGGGGCTCGTACTGCTCATCGCTATCGGCTGGATGGCTCGCTCATGGATCCTTCGGCACCGCAGGACGGCGCGGCCCCACAGCGAGCCAGGCCGTGATGGCGATTGAAATAACGTGCGTGCGTCGCTCCGGATATGCGCTGCCGCTGATCCTGCTGGCGCCCGCCGGCCGTCCCGCCTGTTGTTGGTGTTGAGGGGGCGTGAGCGTTTCAAGCAGGTGACCCATCTTCCCAGGCTGGCGGACTCGGCGTGGCGTTCCGGCTACCTTCAAAGGCAGGTACATGGGCAAAGCTATTCCAGAAATCACGGATGAGCTTGGACGCTTCATCACGAGTCAGCCCGTTTTCTTCGTGGCCACGGCTCCGCTCTCACCCGAGGGTCACATCAATCTTTCACCGAAGGGGCTGGAAACGTTCGCAATCCTGTCCCCGACCGAGGTGGCGTACCTCGACCTCACGGGAAGCGGCAACGAGACTTCAGCCCACCTCCTGGAGAACGGCCGCCTCACCTTCATGTTCTGCAGTTTTTCGGGACCACCGCGCATCGTCCGGCTGTACGGACGCGGTCGAACCGTTCTCCCGGCGGACGGCTCATGGACCAATCTGCGGACCCGCTTCGGCGACTTTCCCGGAGTCAGGCAGATCGTGACCGCCACGATCGAGCGGGTGCAGACATCCTGCGGCTTCGGAGTTCCCCTGATGGAGCATCACGGGCCGCGTGACACGCTGCTGCGCTGGGCCGAATCGAAGGGTCCGAGCGGCCTGGCTGCATACATCGCCCAGAAGAACGGCGCGAGCATCGACGGTCTGCCTACGCCGATTGCAGACGCCCTGGGCGCAGACTGAGCGGGAGTGAAAACGATGACTGCTCCCTCGGTGCAGACGCTGCAGGCCATTCTCGCGGCGTTCAATGCTCATGATCTCGACAGGATCATGGAGTTCTTCGCAGAGGACTGCACGTTCGATATGCCTCGTGGCCCCGACCCGTGGGGTGCGCGGTTCGTTGGCAAGGTGGCAGTGCGCGAAGCACTTGCGTCGCGATTCGCCGGCCTTCCCGATGTGCAGTACACGGACGATCGACACTGGGTGAGCTCGGATCTCGGTGTCTCGGAGTGGCTGCTCACCGGCACGACACCGGATGGCCGCCGCGTCCGCGTCCGTGGCTGCGATCACTGGCAGTTCCGGGATGGCAAGGTCGTCCGGAAGGATTCCTACTGGAAGATCGTCGAGCCGTCCGGCTAGCCGATGCACAGAGTCATGCTGGTCACCCTCGCCGCGCGCAGCTCATCGATGAGGTCATACGATTCCTGTCGTCACCCTGAATCTGATTCACGACGTGCGGGCACAAAGCTGAGAAGATCGGTGCAATGGAAAACCACGAACCCGTGAAGATAGAGCTCGACGGCCGTTCACTGGCTGTGCGCATCGCAGGGGACAGCCAGGCACCGGCGCTGCTTCTCATCCACGGGTTTCCGAGCTCTTCCCGGACATTCCGGAATGTGATCACGCCGCTCGCGCGCACCTGCTACGTCGTCGCACCGGATCTTCCCGGCTTTGGTGAGTCCGAACCGATCAGCGTACCAACGTTCGCGCGCTTCGCCGATACGATCGACCGCCTGCTGGCGAGGCTCGGGATCGAGTCCTTTCACCTGTACCTCCATGACTACGGGGCCGCGGTCGGTCTGCACCTTGCCACGCGGCAGCCGCATCGGATTCGGAGCCTCATCGTGCAGAACGCCAACGCCCACGAAAGCGGGATGGGGCCTGCCTGGTCTGCGACGAGGGAGTACTGGGACGACCCGACTCCGGAACGGGAAGCGGCAGCGACTGCGCACCTGACGATGGAGGGCACTCGCGATCAGTACGTGGCGGGTGTGCCAGCGGATATCGTCGAGTGCATCGACCCGGCAAACTGGGAGGAAGACTGGAGGATCATGTCTCTCCCCGGCCGGCTGCAGATGCATCGTGCACTGGTGCTCGACTACCGCACTCATTTCGCCCGGTTCGGCGCGGTCGCGCAGTACCTGGCACGCGAACAGCCGCCGTCGCTGATGCTGTGGGGACGACACGACGCTTTCTTCGACGTCGAAGAGACGCTGTCGTGGATGAAAGCGCTGCCACGCATGGAGGCGCACATTCTCGATGGTCCTCACTTCCTGCTGGAAACCCATCCTGACGAGTGTGCTGCGCTGATGAGCGCGTTCGTTCGGCGGGTGGATGCGCGGCGGCAGGAAGCCTGATTCGTGCCGCGCCTCCGACGCGGTTGAGACGCTGTCGTCTGATAGTGGAGGAGGTAACCCCGACGGTGCGGCAACCTGCGAGCGAATATCCATGAACGACGAACGTGTAGAGGCAGGATCCTGGTGACTGAAATCCGACTCGCCACCCCCGACGATGCGCCCGCGATCGCGGCGATCTATGAGCCCGTGGTGGCGGACACCGCGATCTCGTTCGAGCTGGTGCCTCCCTCTGCAGGCGAGGTGGGCTCCAGGGTCGCAGGGACGCTGTCGTTCACGCCGTGGCTCGTGTGTGCATTCGATTCGCGTGTGGCGGGCTATGCATATGCGTCGAGGCACCGCGACCGCGCTGCCTACCAGTGGTCGGTCGAGGTCTCTGCGTACGTCAGTGCCGACCAGCGTGGCAGGGGCATCGCCACAGCGCTCTATACGTCGCTGTTCGCGCTCCTGCGGCTCCAGGGGTTCCGCAATGCCTACGCCGGGATCACACTGCCCAACCCGGCGAGCGTCGCGCTGCACACGAAGCTCGGCTTTGCCCGCATCGGCGTCTTCGAGAAAATCGGCTTCAAGGCAGGGGCATGGCATGACGTGCTCTGGCTGCACCGCGAGATCGCGCCGCGCGTTGGCACGCCGGAAGCTCCCATTCCCATGCCGGAACTCGCCGCTCGCCCGGGCTACACCGCTGCTATCGCTGAGGGCCTGGCGCTGCTCGAAAGACGAATGTGGGGATGACTGACGCCGTGACAGCAGACGCCTTGACAGCAGGCGGTGATCACATGATCGAGTTGCCGTACCAGGATCC comes from Longimicrobiales bacterium and encodes:
- a CDS encoding VOC family protein; translation: MSEVSIRYMISDVPAAVRFYTNLLGFTLEHDASPAFASVSRDGVRLLLSGDGSSGKRPLPDGETQEPGGWNRIHLRVADLASEVERLRAAEVSFRTTEIVTGPGGSQVIINDPSGNPIELFQPGR
- a CDS encoding pyridoxamine 5'-phosphate oxidase family protein, which codes for MGKAIPEITDELGRFITSQPVFFVATAPLSPEGHINLSPKGLETFAILSPTEVAYLDLTGSGNETSAHLLENGRLTFMFCSFSGPPRIVRLYGRGRTVLPADGSWTNLRTRFGDFPGVRQIVTATIERVQTSCGFGVPLMEHHGPRDTLLRWAESKGPSGLAAYIAQKNGASIDGLPTPIADALGAD
- a CDS encoding nuclear transport factor 2 family protein, with protein sequence MTAPSVQTLQAILAAFNAHDLDRIMEFFAEDCTFDMPRGPDPWGARFVGKVAVREALASRFAGLPDVQYTDDRHWVSSDLGVSEWLLTGTTPDGRRVRVRGCDHWQFRDGKVVRKDSYWKIVEPSG
- a CDS encoding alpha/beta hydrolase, which produces MKIELDGRSLAVRIAGDSQAPALLLIHGFPSSSRTFRNVITPLARTCYVVAPDLPGFGESEPISVPTFARFADTIDRLLARLGIESFHLYLHDYGAAVGLHLATRQPHRIRSLIVQNANAHESGMGPAWSATREYWDDPTPEREAAATAHLTMEGTRDQYVAGVPADIVECIDPANWEEDWRIMSLPGRLQMHRALVLDYRTHFARFGAVAQYLAREQPPSLMLWGRHDAFFDVEETLSWMKALPRMEAHILDGPHFLLETHPDECAALMSAFVRRVDARRQEA
- a CDS encoding arsinothricin resistance N-acetyltransferase ArsN1 family B, yielding MTEIRLATPDDAPAIAAIYEPVVADTAISFELVPPSAGEVGSRVAGTLSFTPWLVCAFDSRVAGYAYASRHRDRAAYQWSVEVSAYVSADQRGRGIATALYTSLFALLRLQGFRNAYAGITLPNPASVALHTKLGFARIGVFEKIGFKAGAWHDVLWLHREIAPRVGTPEAPIPMPELAARPGYTAAIAEGLALLERRMWG